A region of Solanum dulcamara chromosome 7, daSolDulc1.2, whole genome shotgun sequence DNA encodes the following proteins:
- the LOC129893830 gene encoding glyceraldehyde-3-phosphate dehydrogenase, cytosolic-like, giving the protein MAKVKIGINGFGRIGRLVARVALQRDDVELVAVNDPFISVDYMTYMFKYDSVHGQWKHHELKVKDEKTLLFGEKAVTVFGFRNPEEIPWAQTGADYIVESTGVFTDKDKAAAHLKGGAKKVIISAPSKDAPMFVVGVNEKEYKPELNIVSNASCTTNCLAPLAKVINDRFGIVEGLMTTVHSITATQKTVDGPSAKDWRGGRAASFNIIPSSTGAAKAVGKVLPALNGKLTGMAFRVPTVDVSVVDLTVRLEKEATYDEIKAAIKEESEGKLKGILGYTEDDVVSTDFVGDNRSSIFDAKAGIALSKKFVKLVAWYDNEWGYSTRVVDLIVHMSSVQ; this is encoded by the exons ATGg CTAAAGTTAAGATTGGAATCAACG GATTTGGAAGAATTGGCCGATTGGTGGCTCGGGTTGCTCTCCAAAGAGATGATGTCGAACTTGTTGCAGTTAACGACCCATTTATCTCAGTTGATTACATG ACATATATGTTTAAGTATGATAGTGTACACGGCCAGTGGAAGCATCATGAGCTCAAGGTTAAGGATGAGAAGACCCTTCTCTTTGGTGAGAAGGCTGTTACTGTTTTTGGCTTTAG GAACCCAGAGGAGATTCCATGGGCACAGACAGGAGCTGATTACATTGTGGAGTCGACCGGTGTTTTCACCGATAAGGACAAAGCTGCTGCTCATTTGAAG GGTGGTGCCAAGAAAGTTATCATTTCCGCCCCTAGCAAGGATGCTCCTATGTTTGTCGTGGGTGTCAATGAGAAGGAATACAAGCCAGAGCTCAACATTGTTTCAAACGCTAGCTGTACCACGAATTGCCTTGCTCCCTTGGCCAAG GTTATAAATGACAGATTTGGAATTGTTGAGGGTCTCATGACCACAGTCCACTCCATTACCG CCACTCAGAAGACTGTTGATGGGCCATCTGCCAAGGATTGGAGAGGTGGAAGAGCTGCTTCATTCAACATTATTCCCAGCAGTACTGGAGCTGCCAAGGCTGTCGGTAAAGTGCTACCAGCACTGAATGGGAAGTTAACCGGAATGGCTTTCCGAGTCCCAACTGTTGATGTGTCTGTGGTTGATCTCACAGTGAGGTTGGAGAAAGAAGCTACCTATGATGAGATCAAAGCTGCCATTAA GGAGGAGTCTGAAGGAAAATTGAAGGGAATTCTAGGTTACACTGAAGATGATGTGGTATCCACGGATTTTGTGGGAGACAATAG ATCAAGCATATTTGATGCCAAGGCTGGAATTGCTTTGAGCAAGAAATTTGTCAAGCTTGTTGCATGGTACGACAACGAATGGGGTTACAG